From Streptomyces sp. TLI_053, a single genomic window includes:
- a CDS encoding NUDIX domain-containing protein, which yields MNAMVLLRSQGGDVLLLKPSYRLDWILPGGGVHPGESIASAATRELGEQLGLRRKVAHALMVDQSPANPDAWQPEGLGVVCDGGLMSRAEADALSLPMWPCGIEELGWVAPKRLREHVAPHMEYRIRAALAAVTVGIRRPLPYNGESAQG from the coding sequence GTGAACGCCATGGTGCTGCTCCGCAGTCAGGGCGGTGACGTGCTGCTGCTGAAGCCGTCGTACCGGCTGGACTGGATCCTGCCGGGCGGGGGCGTCCACCCCGGTGAGTCGATCGCCAGTGCAGCCACTCGCGAGCTGGGCGAGCAGTTGGGGCTGCGCAGGAAGGTCGCACATGCCCTGATGGTCGACCAGTCGCCGGCGAACCCGGACGCCTGGCAGCCCGAGGGGTTGGGAGTCGTGTGCGACGGGGGGCTGATGTCCCGTGCGGAGGCGGACGCTCTGTCGCTGCCCATGTGGCCGTGCGGGATCGAGGAACTGGGTTGGGTTGCGCCCAAGCGCCTGCGGGAGCACGTGGCGCCGCACATGGAGTACCGAATCCGTGCCGCGCTCGCGGCGGTGACGGTCGGTATCCGGAGGCCGTTGCCGTACAACGGCGAGTCGGCCCAGGGCTAG
- a CDS encoding MerR family transcriptional regulator, which yields MREQDELLTIGRFARLCRLSVKQLRHYDDSGLLPPTRVDPVTGYRYYAADRARDALTVALLRELDVPLAVIAATLAADGADRARLLRAERDRVAERITRDRARLELLERLADGGGLPGYQVADDREPERRLAVVRAVAGPAGLGERVGECVGRLLAQLDGVPWRPPLWGLFPLDLGEGMRIAVGAEVPPLPVAPEVPPTPERTVLPGGPALSVVHHGPYTRLPLAYHALLAAVHERGLRPVPPVREAYLVGPGEAAAEEWTTRVVVRVEERAENGTWGSGS from the coding sequence GTGCGCGAACAGGACGAACTCCTCACCATCGGGCGCTTCGCCCGGCTCTGCCGGCTGAGCGTCAAACAGCTCCGCCACTACGACGACAGCGGGCTGCTGCCGCCGACCCGGGTCGACCCCGTCACCGGCTACCGCTACTACGCCGCCGACCGGGCCCGCGACGCCCTGACCGTCGCCCTGCTGCGTGAACTCGACGTGCCGCTCGCGGTGATCGCCGCGACCCTGGCCGCCGACGGGGCGGACCGGGCGCGGTTGCTGCGCGCCGAACGCGACCGGGTCGCCGAACGGATCACCCGGGACCGGGCCCGGCTGGAACTGCTGGAACGGCTCGCGGACGGCGGCGGGCTGCCCGGCTACCAGGTCGCCGACGACCGGGAGCCGGAACGGCGGCTGGCCGTCGTCCGGGCCGTGGCCGGGCCGGCCGGGCTGGGCGAGCGGGTCGGCGAGTGCGTCGGCAGGCTGCTGGCACAACTGGACGGGGTGCCGTGGCGGCCGCCGCTGTGGGGGCTGTTCCCGCTGGACCTCGGGGAGGGGATGCGGATCGCGGTGGGGGCCGAGGTGCCGCCGCTCCCGGTCGCTCCGGAGGTGCCGCCGACGCCTGAGCGGACGGTCCTGCCGGGCGGTCCGGCCCTGTCGGTCGTGCACCACGGTCCGTACACCCGGCTTCCGCTGGCCTACCACGCGTTGCTGGCGGCGGTGCACGAGCGCGGACTGCGGCCGGTGCCGCCGGTCCGCGAGGCGTACCTGGTCGGTCCGGGCGAGGCCGCGGCGGAGGAGTGGACGACCAGGGTGGTCGTCCGGGTCGAGGAGAGGGCGGAGAACGGGACGTGGGGGAGCGGATCATGA
- a CDS encoding NADP-dependent oxidoreductase, with protein MRAVVQKSVGGPEVLEVVETDRPVPRGGEVLVRVHASGVNPVDVAVRSGAYPLLGEPPFGVGWDISGVVEVAGPGARFKAGDEVFGLPFFPRAATGYAEYVAVPSRQVARKPAALNHVEAAALPLAALTAWQGLVDAAGLSEGQRVLIHRAAGGVGHLAVQIAKARGAYVIALASEPKHDFVRGLGADEVIDYRTEGFLAAVGQVDVVLDSSSQGTASLEVLREGGVLVSIMEHWNTALAAEVEAAGRRFAGVSVEPDYASLEAIARLVEEGRIRPHIAETFPLEEAGKAHELIATGRTQGKIVLTVA; from the coding sequence GTGCGCGCAGTTGTCCAGAAGTCCGTCGGCGGCCCCGAGGTCCTGGAGGTCGTCGAGACCGACCGGCCCGTCCCGCGCGGCGGCGAGGTGCTCGTCCGCGTCCACGCCAGCGGCGTCAACCCGGTGGACGTGGCGGTCCGTTCGGGCGCCTACCCGCTGCTCGGCGAGCCGCCCTTCGGCGTCGGCTGGGACATCTCCGGCGTCGTCGAGGTGGCCGGTCCGGGAGCCCGGTTCAAGGCCGGTGACGAGGTGTTCGGCCTGCCGTTCTTCCCCCGGGCCGCCACCGGCTACGCCGAGTACGTCGCGGTGCCGTCCCGCCAGGTGGCCCGCAAGCCCGCCGCGCTGAACCACGTCGAGGCCGCCGCGCTGCCGCTGGCCGCGCTCACCGCCTGGCAGGGCCTGGTGGACGCGGCGGGCCTGTCCGAGGGGCAGCGGGTGCTGATCCACCGTGCGGCCGGCGGCGTCGGTCACCTCGCCGTCCAGATCGCCAAGGCCCGCGGCGCGTACGTGATCGCCCTGGCGAGCGAGCCGAAGCACGACTTCGTGCGCGGCCTGGGCGCGGACGAGGTGATCGACTACCGCACCGAGGGCTTCCTGGCGGCGGTCGGCCAGGTGGACGTGGTGCTCGACTCCTCCTCGCAGGGCACCGCCTCGCTGGAGGTGCTGCGCGAGGGCGGCGTGCTGGTCTCGATCATGGAGCACTGGAACACCGCGCTGGCCGCCGAGGTCGAGGCCGCCGGACGGCGGTTCGCCGGTGTCTCGGTGGAGCCGGACTACGCCTCGCTGGAGGCGATCGCCCGGCTGGTCGAGGAGGGCCGGATCCGGCCGCACATCGCCGAGACCTTCCCGCTGGAGGAGGCCGGCAAGGCGCACGAGCTGATCGCCACCGGCCGCACCCAGGGCAAGATCGTCCTCACCGTCGCCTGA
- a CDS encoding RDD family protein produces MSEERWRALVGPGRAKRESRPAVPGMADWSTRACAALIEISIAGGIMTTYTAVLFYARPPLALLQLLAMLVNFDMQALYKVLYWVLPLAFLVWQWALRGRTGQSLGQRVMRIVTVDEDTARPLGPARSIVRSLLHVVDIAPGFFGFVRPLVHHRRQTWADQISRSVVVDVDVINQIAEVRK; encoded by the coding sequence GTGAGTGAGGAGAGGTGGCGGGCCCTGGTGGGTCCGGGCCGGGCGAAGCGGGAGTCCCGTCCGGCGGTGCCGGGCATGGCGGACTGGTCCACCCGGGCGTGTGCCGCGCTGATCGAGATCTCGATCGCCGGGGGGATCATGACGACCTACACGGCCGTCCTGTTCTACGCGCGCCCGCCGCTGGCGCTGCTGCAACTGCTCGCGATGCTCGTGAACTTCGACATGCAGGCCCTCTACAAGGTCCTGTACTGGGTGCTGCCGCTGGCGTTCCTGGTGTGGCAGTGGGCCCTTCGGGGGCGGACCGGTCAGTCGCTGGGGCAGCGGGTCATGCGGATCGTCACGGTCGATGAGGACACCGCCCGGCCGCTGGGTCCGGCCCGCTCGATCGTCCGCAGCCTGCTGCACGTGGTGGACATCGCGCCGGGGTTCTTCGGGTTCGTGCGCCCGCTGGTGCACCACCGACGGCAGACCTGGGCGGATCAGATCAGCCGCTCGGTCGTCGTCGACGTCGATGTGATCAACCAGATCGCGGAGGTGAGGAAATGA
- a CDS encoding AraC family transcriptional regulator: MDILTEALGSMRTGQPASVRTEGRAPWGLRLPPVAGAGFHVVLYGTCWLVPLEDDTAGPIALSPGDVVFLRDGRGHVLADRPDTPALPEQPSQFRPSLPIGTVTVGGDGPRTSLLCGNYHLDQARPHPLVRQLPEIVHLQTRHGRHPELSAAVQLLGAELENPRIGSAGIVPALIDSLLLYILRAWFEEQPPATAAGWAAALGDAAVAPALTAIHEAPSTPWTVESLATRAGLSRAAFARRFTALVGEPPMAYLTRWRMTTAARLLRESEAPLTAVAAKTGYGSEYAFAKAFKREFGLAPGGYRREARTA; the protein is encoded by the coding sequence ATGGACATCCTGACCGAGGCACTGGGTTCGATGCGGACGGGGCAGCCCGCCTCCGTCCGCACGGAGGGCCGGGCCCCGTGGGGACTGCGGCTGCCCCCGGTCGCCGGCGCCGGGTTCCACGTCGTCCTCTACGGCACTTGCTGGCTGGTGCCGCTGGAGGACGACACGGCCGGGCCGATCGCGCTCAGCCCGGGGGACGTGGTCTTCCTGCGGGACGGCCGGGGCCACGTCCTCGCCGACCGGCCGGACACCCCGGCGCTCCCCGAGCAGCCCTCGCAGTTCCGGCCGAGCCTGCCGATCGGCACCGTCACCGTCGGCGGGGACGGGCCGCGCACCAGCCTGCTGTGCGGCAACTACCACCTCGACCAGGCGCGCCCGCACCCGCTGGTGCGGCAACTGCCGGAGATCGTCCACCTGCAGACCCGGCACGGCCGCCACCCCGAACTGAGCGCCGCGGTCCAGCTCCTCGGCGCCGAACTGGAGAACCCGCGGATCGGTTCGGCCGGCATCGTGCCGGCGCTGATCGACTCGCTGCTGCTGTACATCCTGCGGGCCTGGTTCGAGGAGCAGCCGCCCGCCACCGCGGCCGGCTGGGCGGCGGCGCTCGGCGACGCGGCGGTGGCACCGGCGCTCACCGCGATCCACGAGGCGCCGTCCACGCCGTGGACGGTGGAGTCGCTGGCCACCAGGGCCGGCCTCTCCCGGGCGGCCTTCGCCCGCCGCTTCACCGCCCTGGTCGGCGAGCCGCCGATGGCGTACCTGACCCGCTGGCGGATGACCACGGCGGCCCGGCTGCTGCGCGAGTCCGAGGCCCCGCTCACCGCCGTCGCCGCGAAGACCGGCTACGGCTCGGAGTACGCCTTCGCCAAGGCCTTCAAACGGGAGTTCGGCCTCGCCCCGGGCGGCTACCGCCGCGAGGCCCGCACCGCCTGA
- a CDS encoding FtsK/SpoIIIE domain-containing protein, with protein MSRIENAAEVAGASSLPPIVWLLAVLVAAAMVLGVLSPWLRRRSPNVWWLLWGFPVTVVRFRWTWRRLSDLQGLSVPSRPPTALLGNVVVQGRALKSVKPRAGVPRWRRGGMTVKVRLHSGQTPEVYAAACGAMAHAWRVFAVRAVSDTRGTVWLVANAWDPLSRPAEPFRGSVGLLTAVVGVWEDGGRWLVNLRRVPHWLVVGATQSGKSTLLASLVAQWSRQPIALVGIDLKGGMELGLFAPRLTALATSRREAVDLLDVLVEVTMGRMALCRATGVRSVWELPDKQQPVPIVVLIDEVAELYLTATSADKAEVSQVSTALLRLGQLGAALGVHLIVAGQRFGSDLGPGATSLRAQLAGRACFRVADKGTAEMTLGDLDAGAVDAVQSIPVSMPGVAVALGAPDGGWMRARSHLVTPEQAEEVAVRFAHLRPSVGQLYAGSAGAGGLS; from the coding sequence ATGAGCAGGATCGAGAACGCGGCCGAGGTGGCGGGCGCGTCGTCGCTGCCGCCGATCGTGTGGCTGCTGGCCGTGCTGGTGGCGGCGGCCATGGTGCTGGGGGTGCTTTCGCCGTGGTTGCGGCGGCGCTCGCCGAACGTGTGGTGGCTGCTGTGGGGGTTCCCGGTGACGGTGGTCCGCTTCCGGTGGACCTGGCGCAGGCTCTCGGACCTTCAGGGCCTGTCGGTGCCCTCGCGTCCGCCGACCGCGCTGCTGGGCAACGTGGTGGTGCAGGGCCGGGCGCTGAAGTCGGTCAAGCCCCGTGCGGGGGTGCCTCGTTGGCGGCGGGGCGGGATGACGGTCAAGGTCCGGCTGCACTCCGGGCAGACGCCGGAGGTGTACGCGGCGGCCTGCGGGGCGATGGCCCACGCCTGGCGGGTGTTCGCGGTGCGGGCGGTGTCCGACACCCGGGGGACGGTGTGGCTGGTGGCGAACGCCTGGGATCCGCTGAGCCGTCCGGCGGAGCCGTTCCGGGGGTCGGTGGGTCTGCTGACGGCGGTGGTCGGGGTCTGGGAGGACGGTGGGCGCTGGCTGGTGAACCTGCGCCGGGTCCCGCACTGGTTGGTCGTCGGCGCGACGCAGTCCGGCAAGTCGACGCTGCTGGCCTCGCTGGTGGCCCAGTGGTCCCGACAGCCGATCGCCCTGGTCGGCATCGACCTCAAGGGCGGCATGGAACTCGGCTTGTTCGCCCCGCGCCTGACGGCGCTTGCGACCAGTCGCCGGGAGGCGGTGGATCTGCTGGACGTGCTGGTGGAAGTGACCATGGGACGCATGGCGCTGTGCCGTGCGACGGGCGTCCGCTCGGTGTGGGAACTCCCCGACAAGCAGCAGCCGGTTCCGATCGTCGTCCTGATCGATGAGGTCGCGGAGCTGTACCTGACGGCGACGTCGGCGGACAAGGCCGAGGTGTCGCAGGTGTCGACGGCGCTGCTTCGCCTCGGCCAGTTGGGGGCGGCGCTGGGGGTTCACCTGATCGTCGCCGGCCAGCGGTTCGGCTCGGACCTGGGTCCGGGGGCGACGTCGCTGCGGGCCCAGCTCGCGGGGCGGGCCTGCTTCCGGGTGGCGGACAAGGGCACGGCGGAGATGACCTTGGGTGATCTGGACGCGGGCGCGGTGGACGCGGTGCAGTCGATCCCGGTCTCGATGCCGGGGGTGGCGGTGGCCCTGGGGGCGCCGGACGGCGGGTGGATGCGGGCCCGCTCGCACCTGGTGACCCCGGAGCAGGCGGAGGAGGTGGCTGTGCGGTTCGCCCATCTGCGGCCGTCGGTGGGCCAGTTGTACGCCGGATCGGCCGGGGCGGGGGGTCTGTCGTGA
- a CDS encoding winged helix-turn-helix domain-containing protein — translation MIEFNPTRAKWEQILQIITARIEAGELQPGDMLSEVKLTAEFGVDRKTIRKAIAHLRTTGLVITRPGMGSFVTDRPGTETD, via the coding sequence GTGATCGAGTTCAACCCGACCCGCGCCAAGTGGGAACAGATCCTCCAGATCATCACTGCGCGCATCGAGGCCGGTGAGCTGCAACCCGGCGACATGCTGTCCGAGGTCAAGCTCACGGCGGAGTTCGGGGTGGACCGGAAGACGATCCGCAAGGCGATCGCCCACCTGCGGACGACCGGCCTGGTGATCACCCGCCCTGGCATGGGCAGCTTCGTGACCGACCGGCCCGGGACAGAAACGGACTGA
- a CDS encoding replication initiator: MTGPFESPAARRAYLVQEERIRHLGEVDRDLVRLGQMPGLARWLEQISATGGCARPVYLRGMSATFDAASGALVRRYSTAGEPGERLAVRCRNRRASRCGPCSWLHQGDSWHLVHAGLAGGKGIPQEVRLHPSVFLTLTAPSFGRVHRAGRCHRERPGVCAHGQPLGCGRFHGEASGLVGAPVCAECYDYPGHVLWNAHAGRLWKAFGDTVHHRLASLVGVARSAVRRLVRVSAVKVAEYQRRGLVHFHAVVRLDGPGGAGEVPPSWATAGVLTEAVRTAVGSVALSVPESAAYGTRRLRFGVQLDVHEIRGGPDDPGTGERVAAYVAKYTTKGAEAAGAVDRRVTSAAEIRSLRVSAHMRALVGTCWRLGALPELAHLRLRAWAHMLGFRGHCLTKTRAYSTTYRSLRAEREDWIRGAPPEGTVTVGEWRFAGVGHRPGEALIAEQIAADRERTREIARDYAPPGWVGGARRSGGGAEGVRSPAEGGCDE; the protein is encoded by the coding sequence ATGACAGGTCCGTTCGAGAGTCCTGCGGCCCGGCGTGCGTACCTGGTCCAGGAGGAGAGGATCCGGCACCTGGGCGAGGTGGACCGCGATCTGGTCCGCCTGGGGCAGATGCCGGGCCTGGCACGATGGTTGGAACAGATCTCGGCGACCGGGGGGTGTGCTCGGCCGGTGTACCTGCGGGGGATGTCGGCGACGTTCGACGCCGCGTCGGGTGCGCTGGTTCGCCGGTACAGCACAGCGGGTGAGCCCGGGGAGCGGCTGGCGGTGCGGTGCCGCAACCGGCGTGCTTCTCGCTGCGGGCCGTGCTCGTGGCTGCATCAGGGCGACAGCTGGCACCTGGTGCACGCCGGGCTCGCCGGCGGCAAGGGCATCCCGCAGGAGGTGCGGCTGCACCCGTCGGTGTTCCTGACGCTGACGGCGCCCTCGTTCGGCCGGGTGCACCGGGCCGGGCGCTGCCACCGGGAACGCCCCGGGGTCTGCGCACACGGACAGCCGCTGGGGTGCGGGCGCTTCCACGGGGAGGCCAGTGGTCTGGTCGGTGCCCCGGTGTGCGCGGAGTGCTACGACTACCCGGGCCACGTGCTGTGGAACGCGCACGCCGGAAGGCTGTGGAAAGCCTTCGGGGACACGGTCCACCACCGGCTTGCCTCGCTGGTCGGGGTCGCTCGCTCGGCGGTGCGGCGGCTGGTGCGGGTGTCAGCGGTGAAGGTAGCGGAGTACCAGCGCCGGGGCCTCGTGCACTTCCACGCGGTCGTCCGACTCGACGGCCCCGGCGGTGCGGGCGAGGTGCCGCCTTCGTGGGCCACGGCCGGGGTGCTGACGGAGGCGGTCCGTACGGCGGTCGGCTCGGTCGCGCTGAGTGTGCCGGAGTCGGCGGCCTACGGGACACGGCGGCTGCGGTTCGGCGTCCAGCTCGACGTGCACGAAATCCGCGGCGGTCCCGACGACCCGGGGACCGGTGAGCGGGTGGCGGCGTACGTGGCGAAGTACACGACGAAGGGGGCGGAGGCTGCGGGGGCGGTCGACCGACGGGTGACGAGTGCTGCCGAGATCCGGTCGCTGCGGGTGTCGGCGCACATGCGGGCGCTGGTGGGTACGTGCTGGCGGCTCGGCGCTCTGCCGGAGTTGGCGCACCTGCGGCTGCGGGCGTGGGCTCACATGCTGGGCTTCCGGGGGCACTGCCTGACCAAGACGCGGGCGTACTCGACGACGTACCGCAGCCTGCGGGCCGAGCGGGAGGACTGGATCCGGGGCGCTCCCCCGGAGGGCACGGTCACGGTTGGCGAGTGGCGGTTCGCCGGTGTGGGGCACCGCCCCGGTGAGGCGCTGATCGCTGAGCAGATCGCCGCCGACCGTGAGCGGACCCGGGAGATCGCCCGGGACTACGCGCCCCCAGGGTGGGTGGGTGGGGCGCGGCGGAGCGGTGGCGGGGCTGAGGGTGTGCGGTCGCCGGCTGAGGGGGGCTGTGATGAGTGA
- a CDS encoding Uma2 family endonuclease, which translates to MSEFRIPERHARLLAYARTLTPPSGWKIEVSGDGIIVLAVPSVIHQRDLLLVREQFDAHCPADLMPSENTDLASPHTGKLRNPDLTYIPLAAVELGGNQVPAELAVIAVEIVSPSNPENDLVGKVRDYPQMGIPLYLVIDPREGTLALHSEPGGGTYHRRWAGKFGDAVPIPAPFAFELETAELLRY; encoded by the coding sequence ATGAGCGAGTTCCGGATCCCCGAACGGCACGCCCGGCTGCTGGCCTACGCCCGGACCCTGACCCCACCGTCGGGCTGGAAGATCGAGGTGTCGGGCGACGGGATCATCGTGCTGGCCGTGCCGTCGGTGATCCACCAGCGCGACCTGCTGCTCGTCCGCGAGCAGTTCGACGCGCACTGCCCCGCCGACCTGATGCCCAGCGAGAACACCGACCTCGCCTCCCCGCACACCGGCAAGCTCCGCAACCCCGACCTGACCTACATCCCCCTCGCCGCCGTCGAGCTCGGCGGCAACCAGGTCCCCGCCGAACTCGCCGTGATCGCCGTCGAGATCGTTTCCCCCTCCAACCCGGAGAACGACCTGGTCGGCAAGGTCCGCGACTACCCGCAGATGGGCATCCCGCTCTACCTGGTGATCGACCCGCGCGAGGGCACCCTCGCCCTGCACTCCGAACCCGGCGGCGGCACCTACCACCGCCGGTGGGCCGGGAAGTTCGGCGACGCGGTGCCGATCCCGGCACCCTTCGCCTTCGAGCTGGAGACCGCCGAACTGCTCCGCTACTGA
- a CDS encoding SAM-dependent methyltransferase: protein MGGKDNFPADREAAEKVLAISPMVRISALANRAFLGRAVRHLAEDGIRRFVDIGTGIPSAGNTHEVAQRVRPDARVVYLDNDPIVLVHGRALLSGSTPQSTAVVRADLRDPAGILAAPEVRQALDSGEPVGLLLVAVLHFVDEQDDPCGIVRTLVDALPPGSRLVLSHGTLDFTPTADAARGPAVYRSASAQLTMRSREQVLRFFDGLELTDPGLVTAPLWRPDAPEQPTDSQVGIWAGVAEKLQ, encoded by the coding sequence CTGGGCGGCAAGGACAATTTCCCGGCCGACCGCGAGGCCGCCGAGAAGGTGCTCGCGATCAGCCCGATGGTGCGGATCAGCGCCCTCGCCAACCGGGCGTTCCTCGGCCGCGCGGTGCGGCACCTGGCCGAGGACGGCATCCGCCGGTTCGTCGACATCGGCACCGGCATCCCGAGCGCCGGGAACACCCACGAGGTCGCCCAGCGGGTGCGGCCCGACGCCCGGGTGGTGTACCTCGACAACGACCCGATCGTGCTGGTGCACGGCCGCGCGCTGCTGAGCGGCAGCACCCCGCAGAGCACCGCGGTGGTCCGGGCCGATCTGCGCGACCCGGCGGGGATCCTGGCCGCCCCGGAGGTCCGGCAGGCCCTGGACTCCGGCGAACCGGTCGGGCTGCTGCTGGTCGCGGTGCTGCACTTCGTCGACGAGCAGGACGACCCCTGCGGCATCGTGCGCACCCTGGTGGACGCCCTGCCGCCCGGCAGCCGGCTCGTGCTCTCCCACGGCACCCTGGACTTCACCCCCACCGCCGACGCCGCTCGCGGCCCGGCCGTCTACCGCAGTGCCTCCGCCCAGCTCACCATGCGCTCGCGCGAACAGGTGCTGCGCTTCTTCGACGGCCTGGAGCTCACCGACCCCGGCCTGGTCACCGCCCCGCTGTGGCGCCCCGACGCCCCCGAGCAGCCCACCGACTCCCAGGTCGGCATCTGGGCGGGCGTGGCGGAGAAGCTTCAGTAG
- a CDS encoding GntR family transcriptional regulator, giving the protein MAVVKGQALYKQVAREMRKAIAKGTWRPGERIPTEDKLTAQYGVSRPTVRQAVAELRADGLLNVQQGRGTFVLGPQPEQSATIDIERTVVCAGDQYHCPAGWHDAEEPTVYRVRLEASAAETLAADEGEAAFLVQRLYTHQDSGLRARYTGLLPMEQITSTVLAKHPELFNTDAYAALAAAHGPIEWHEGVSARMPNPDERAALNVPENVPLLVSQRVTRTQADARPLMLETLTMTAAATQLTITHRPVAK; this is encoded by the coding sequence GTGGCTGTTGTGAAGGGACAGGCGCTCTACAAGCAGGTCGCGCGCGAGATGCGCAAGGCCATCGCCAAGGGCACGTGGCGACCCGGCGAGCGCATCCCCACCGAGGACAAGCTCACCGCCCAGTACGGCGTCTCACGCCCCACCGTCCGCCAGGCCGTCGCCGAGCTGCGCGCGGACGGCCTCCTGAACGTCCAGCAGGGACGCGGCACCTTCGTCCTGGGCCCGCAGCCCGAGCAGAGCGCCACGATCGACATCGAGCGCACGGTGGTCTGCGCCGGCGACCAGTACCACTGCCCGGCCGGATGGCACGACGCCGAGGAGCCCACCGTCTACCGCGTGCGCCTCGAAGCCAGCGCCGCCGAAACCCTCGCCGCCGACGAAGGCGAAGCCGCCTTCCTCGTCCAGCGCCTCTACACCCACCAGGACAGCGGACTACGCGCCCGCTACACCGGACTGCTGCCCATGGAGCAGATCACCAGCACCGTCCTGGCCAAGCACCCCGAGTTGTTCAACACCGACGCCTACGCCGCACTCGCCGCAGCACACGGCCCCATCGAATGGCACGAGGGCGTCAGCGCGCGCATGCCCAACCCCGACGAGCGAGCAGCGCTGAACGTCCCGGAGAACGTGCCTCTGCTGGTCTCCCAGCGCGTCACCCGCACCCAGGCCGACGCCCGACCCCTCATGCTCGAAACCCTCACCATGACCGCCGCCGCCACCCAACTGACCATCACCCACCGGCCCGTCGCTAAGTAG
- a CDS encoding recombinase family protein, whose product MMDHMLTSEYDGCGLCLIGVVRLSRKTDSTFSPGKQRGQILSAASDVGAHIIAWAEDLEVSGATDPMTRPKLGPWLRGEMGPYDGIAAAAVDRVGRNVRDTLNTQDMLTKAGQIIVTADHRGVWDFSDPADENEWMIKAWASQMELRAIQKRNVDDTATARATGRPKQKPSYGYHFIRLFPTSAVDHVEIDRVAADVIQNVAERILADETGKITCSTEAARLNRAGVPSPSDRRAQIYGRPLKGHLWTPKTLRVILTSEAALGLLMHQGKPVLGQDGKPVRLADPLWDRPTRDALIEKTNPKRTGGDRAPMGVRRLSGVGWCGNCGIRLYIAGRERELAYGCTGRVRGVPASANCQPAPSMQISLLDQAAEEWFLGRYGSGQVMRKMYDPGTGYAARIEELQAQRTRLREDRKQGMYTDDDDSKWYTETYAALGLEIKELKERPERPAGMRMMPTGRTVAQEWHAAPDDAARREMLNEFGVRVVLFPEDAPQRYAISAGLNPYAQAS is encoded by the coding sequence ATGATGGATCACATGCTGACCAGCGAGTACGACGGATGCGGTCTCTGCTTGATCGGAGTGGTACGTCTCAGCCGCAAGACCGATTCGACCTTCAGCCCGGGAAAGCAGCGGGGGCAGATCCTCTCCGCCGCGTCGGACGTCGGAGCCCACATCATCGCGTGGGCGGAGGATCTTGAAGTCTCCGGGGCGACCGACCCCATGACCCGCCCCAAGCTGGGGCCGTGGCTCCGGGGGGAGATGGGCCCCTACGACGGGATCGCTGCCGCCGCCGTCGACCGGGTAGGCCGGAACGTCCGTGACACGCTCAACACGCAGGACATGCTCACCAAGGCGGGGCAGATCATTGTCACCGCCGATCACCGGGGCGTGTGGGACTTCTCCGATCCGGCCGACGAGAACGAATGGATGATCAAGGCGTGGGCGTCGCAGATGGAACTGCGCGCCATCCAGAAGCGGAACGTTGACGACACAGCGACCGCACGCGCCACCGGGCGACCGAAGCAAAAGCCCTCTTACGGATACCACTTCATTCGGCTGTTCCCCACGAGCGCCGTTGATCACGTCGAGATCGACCGGGTAGCGGCCGACGTGATCCAGAACGTCGCGGAACGGATCTTGGCCGACGAGACCGGGAAGATCACATGCTCGACCGAGGCCGCGCGGCTCAACCGGGCAGGTGTACCGTCGCCCTCCGATCGGCGGGCCCAGATCTACGGCCGTCCCCTGAAGGGACATCTGTGGACCCCCAAGACGCTGCGCGTGATCCTCACCAGTGAGGCCGCCCTCGGGTTGCTGATGCACCAGGGCAAGCCGGTCCTGGGCCAGGACGGGAAGCCGGTCAGGCTGGCGGACCCGTTGTGGGACCGGCCCACCCGTGACGCGTTGATCGAGAAGACGAACCCGAAGAGGACCGGCGGCGACCGGGCCCCGATGGGGGTTCGTCGCCTGTCCGGGGTCGGTTGGTGCGGGAACTGCGGAATCCGTCTGTACATCGCAGGCCGGGAACGTGAGTTGGCCTACGGCTGCACAGGCCGTGTCCGAGGAGTCCCGGCGTCGGCGAACTGCCAGCCGGCGCCGTCGATGCAGATCAGCCTCCTGGACCAGGCCGCCGAGGAATGGTTCCTCGGCCGCTACGGAAGCGGCCAGGTCATGCGGAAGATGTACGACCCGGGCACCGGGTACGCAGCCCGGATCGAGGAACTCCAGGCACAACGGACACGGCTGCGCGAGGACCGCAAACAGGGCATGTACACCGACGACGACGATTCGAAGTGGTACACCGAGACCTACGCCGCTCTCGGTCTGGAGATCAAGGAACTCAAGGAGCGTCCCGAGCGCCCGGCGGGCATGCGGATGATGCCGACGGGCCGCACGGTCGCGCAGGAGTGGCACGCGGCCCCCGACGACGCGGCACGGCGCGAAATGCTGAACGAGTTCGGTGTCAGGGTCGTGCTCTTCCCCGAGGACGCTCCCCAGCGCTACGCGATCAGTGCCGGTCTCAACCCCTACGCACAAGCCTCCTAG